Proteins encoded in a region of the Bubalus bubalis isolate 160015118507 breed Murrah chromosome 9, NDDB_SH_1, whole genome shotgun sequence genome:
- the ZBED8 gene encoding protein ZBED8 isoform X2, which translates to MSKKRKWDDDYVRYWFTCMTEIDGTQRPQCVLCNSVFSNADLRPSKLSDHFNRQHGGIGGHDLSSLKHVPVPADQSETLKTFGVASQEDALLQASYQFAYLCAKEKNPHTIAEKLVKPCALEIAQIVLGPDAQKKLQQVPLSDDVIHSRIDEMSQDILQQVLEDIKASPLKVGIQLAETTDMDDCSQLMAFVRYIKEREIVEEFLFCEPLQLTMKGKDVFNLFRDFFLKHKIALDVCGSVCTDGASSMLGENSEFVCCVKKEVPHIVITHCLLNPHTLVTKTLPTKLRDALFTVVRVINFIKGRAPNHRLFQAFFEEIGIEYSVLLFHTEMRWLSRGQILTHIFEMHEEINQFLHHQSSNLVDGFENKEFKIHLAYLADLFKHLNELSASMQRTGMNTVSAREKLSAFVRKFPFWLKRIEKRNFTNFPFLEEIVVSDNEALCIAAEITLHLQQLSSFFHGYFSVGDLDEASKWILDPFLFNLDFVDDGYLVKNDLAELRASGQILMEFETMKLEDFWCAQFTVFPSLAKTALEILIPFATTYLCELGFSSLLHFKTKSRSCLNMRDDIRVAISKKVPRFSDIIEQKLQLQQKSL; encoded by the coding sequence ATGTCGAAGAAACGCAAATGGGACGATGACTATGTTCGTTACTGGTTCACCTGTATGACAGAGATTGATGGAACTCAGCGCCCACAGTGTGTGTTGTGTAACTCGGTATTTTCAAATGCTGACCTCCGACCATCAAAACTGTCTGACCATTTTAACAGACAGCATGGTGGTATAGGTGGGCATGATCTCAGCAGCCTGAAACATGTGCCAGTGCCAGCTGATCAGAGTGAAACCCTGAAAACATTTGGAGTTGCATCTCAGGAAGATGCCTTACTACAGGCATCATATCAGTTTGCATATTTATGTGCCAAAGAGAAGAATCCTCATACAATAGCTGAAAAATTAGTGAAACCTTGTGCACTGGAAATAGCACAAATAGTTTTGGGACCAGATGCACAAAAGAAGCTTCAGCAGGTACCCTTATCAGATGATGTCATCCATTCTAGAATTGATGAAATGAGCCAGGATATCTTACAGCAAGTTCTAGAAGATATCAAAGCCAGTCCTCTTAAAGTGGGTATTCAGCTTGCGGAGACAACAGACATGGATGACTGCAGTCAGCTGATGGCATTTGTGCGAtacataaaagagagagagattgtagAAGAATTCCTGTTCTGTGAACCACTGCAGTTAACAATGAAGGGAAAAGATGTGTTTAACCTGTTCAGAGACTTCTTTTTGAAACATAAGATAGCACTCGATGTATGCGGCTCTGTTTGTACTGACGGTGCCTCTTCTATGCTAGGAGAAAATTCAGAGTTTGTTTGCTGTGTGAAAAAAGAGGTACCTCATATCGTGATCACACATTGTTTACTGAACCCTCATACGCTTGTCACAAAGACATTGCCTACAAAACTGAGGGATGCTCTTTTTACTGTGGTGAGGGTAATAAATTTTATCAAAGGGCGAGCTCCAAATCATCGCCTGTTTCAGGCTTTTTTTGAAGAAATTGGAATAGAGTATAGTGTTCTCCTTTTCCATACTGAAATGAGGTGGCTTTCCCGAGGCCAGATACTTACTCATATTTTTGAAATGCATGAAGAAATAAATCAGTTTCTTCACCACCAAAGCAGCAATTTAGTTGATGGCTTTGAAAACAAAGAGTTTAAAATTCACCTCGCATACCTTGCAGATTTATTCAAACACCTAAATGAACTTAGTGCATCTATGCAAAGGACTGGAATGAACACAGTATCAGCTAGAGAGAAGTTGTCTGCCTTTGTTAGGAAGTTTCCATTTTGGCTAAAGCGGattgagaaaagaaattttaccaactttccttttcttgaagaaattGTTGTTTCTGATAATGAAGCTTTATGCATCGCAGCTGAAATAACACTACACCTGCAACAGCTGAGCAGCTTCTTCCATGGCTATTTCTCTGTTGGAGATCTTGATGAGGCAAGTAAATGGATACTGGatccatttctttttaatctggACTTTGTCGATGATGGTTATTTAGTGAAAAATGATCTTGCTGAATTACGAGCTAGTGGCCAAATCCTAATGGAATTTGAGACAATGAAGCTTGAGGATTTCTGGTGTGCTCAATTCACAGTGTTTCCCAGCCTGGCAAAGACAGCGCTAGAAATCCTTATACCATTTGCAACTACATACCTTTGTGAGTTGGGATTTTCATcacttttgcattttaaaacaaagtccaGAAGCTGCTTGAATATGAGGGATGACATCCGTGTGGCTATTTCAAAAAAAGTTCCTCGTTTCTCAGATATCATTGAACAAAAACTACAGCTCCAGCAGAAGTCACTGTAA
- the ZBED8 gene encoding protein ZBED8 isoform X1: MSFTCTLIIKPPNSPISKSLQHLWNTAREVWRAMSKKRKWDDDYVRYWFTCMTEIDGTQRPQCVLCNSVFSNADLRPSKLSDHFNRQHGGIGGHDLSSLKHVPVPADQSETLKTFGVASQEDALLQASYQFAYLCAKEKNPHTIAEKLVKPCALEIAQIVLGPDAQKKLQQVPLSDDVIHSRIDEMSQDILQQVLEDIKASPLKVGIQLAETTDMDDCSQLMAFVRYIKEREIVEEFLFCEPLQLTMKGKDVFNLFRDFFLKHKIALDVCGSVCTDGASSMLGENSEFVCCVKKEVPHIVITHCLLNPHTLVTKTLPTKLRDALFTVVRVINFIKGRAPNHRLFQAFFEEIGIEYSVLLFHTEMRWLSRGQILTHIFEMHEEINQFLHHQSSNLVDGFENKEFKIHLAYLADLFKHLNELSASMQRTGMNTVSAREKLSAFVRKFPFWLKRIEKRNFTNFPFLEEIVVSDNEALCIAAEITLHLQQLSSFFHGYFSVGDLDEASKWILDPFLFNLDFVDDGYLVKNDLAELRASGQILMEFETMKLEDFWCAQFTVFPSLAKTALEILIPFATTYLCELGFSSLLHFKTKSRSCLNMRDDIRVAISKKVPRFSDIIEQKLQLQQKSL, from the coding sequence CAAAAGTCTTCAACATCTGTGGAATACTGCGCGAGAAGTTTGGCGTGCCATGTCGAAGAAACGCAAATGGGACGATGACTATGTTCGTTACTGGTTCACCTGTATGACAGAGATTGATGGAACTCAGCGCCCACAGTGTGTGTTGTGTAACTCGGTATTTTCAAATGCTGACCTCCGACCATCAAAACTGTCTGACCATTTTAACAGACAGCATGGTGGTATAGGTGGGCATGATCTCAGCAGCCTGAAACATGTGCCAGTGCCAGCTGATCAGAGTGAAACCCTGAAAACATTTGGAGTTGCATCTCAGGAAGATGCCTTACTACAGGCATCATATCAGTTTGCATATTTATGTGCCAAAGAGAAGAATCCTCATACAATAGCTGAAAAATTAGTGAAACCTTGTGCACTGGAAATAGCACAAATAGTTTTGGGACCAGATGCACAAAAGAAGCTTCAGCAGGTACCCTTATCAGATGATGTCATCCATTCTAGAATTGATGAAATGAGCCAGGATATCTTACAGCAAGTTCTAGAAGATATCAAAGCCAGTCCTCTTAAAGTGGGTATTCAGCTTGCGGAGACAACAGACATGGATGACTGCAGTCAGCTGATGGCATTTGTGCGAtacataaaagagagagagattgtagAAGAATTCCTGTTCTGTGAACCACTGCAGTTAACAATGAAGGGAAAAGATGTGTTTAACCTGTTCAGAGACTTCTTTTTGAAACATAAGATAGCACTCGATGTATGCGGCTCTGTTTGTACTGACGGTGCCTCTTCTATGCTAGGAGAAAATTCAGAGTTTGTTTGCTGTGTGAAAAAAGAGGTACCTCATATCGTGATCACACATTGTTTACTGAACCCTCATACGCTTGTCACAAAGACATTGCCTACAAAACTGAGGGATGCTCTTTTTACTGTGGTGAGGGTAATAAATTTTATCAAAGGGCGAGCTCCAAATCATCGCCTGTTTCAGGCTTTTTTTGAAGAAATTGGAATAGAGTATAGTGTTCTCCTTTTCCATACTGAAATGAGGTGGCTTTCCCGAGGCCAGATACTTACTCATATTTTTGAAATGCATGAAGAAATAAATCAGTTTCTTCACCACCAAAGCAGCAATTTAGTTGATGGCTTTGAAAACAAAGAGTTTAAAATTCACCTCGCATACCTTGCAGATTTATTCAAACACCTAAATGAACTTAGTGCATCTATGCAAAGGACTGGAATGAACACAGTATCAGCTAGAGAGAAGTTGTCTGCCTTTGTTAGGAAGTTTCCATTTTGGCTAAAGCGGattgagaaaagaaattttaccaactttccttttcttgaagaaattGTTGTTTCTGATAATGAAGCTTTATGCATCGCAGCTGAAATAACACTACACCTGCAACAGCTGAGCAGCTTCTTCCATGGCTATTTCTCTGTTGGAGATCTTGATGAGGCAAGTAAATGGATACTGGatccatttctttttaatctggACTTTGTCGATGATGGTTATTTAGTGAAAAATGATCTTGCTGAATTACGAGCTAGTGGCCAAATCCTAATGGAATTTGAGACAATGAAGCTTGAGGATTTCTGGTGTGCTCAATTCACAGTGTTTCCCAGCCTGGCAAAGACAGCGCTAGAAATCCTTATACCATTTGCAACTACATACCTTTGTGAGTTGGGATTTTCATcacttttgcattttaaaacaaagtccaGAAGCTGCTTGAATATGAGGGATGACATCCGTGTGGCTATTTCAAAAAAAGTTCCTCGTTTCTCAGATATCATTGAACAAAAACTACAGCTCCAGCAGAAGTCACTGTAA